Within the Angustibacter sp. Root456 genome, the region CTGGTCACCATCGCCCGCCACCACTGGCGCTTGATGTTCTCCTTCAGCTCCACGCCGAGGGGTCCGTAGTCCCACGCCGACCGCGTACCGCCGTAGATCTCGCCCGACGGGAAGACCAGGCCGCGCCGCTTGGCGAGGCTGACGACGGTGTCGATGCGGGAGTCGGGCTTGGCGGCCACGGGCGAATCACTCCATCTGACGCGGGGGCGGCGCCACCCACCTGGGCGGCGGAGGCGAGCAGCCAGGCTACCGGTCGCCGGGGCGGCCGAGCGACGCGGATCCGGCAGCCGGGTCGCGGTCGCTCTCGTGGTCGAGCAGGTCGGTCGACGACCCGTCGGGCGCCTCGACCAGGGCCTCGTAGGCGGTCACCTCGTCGACCGCGAAGTACATCACCGGCACCGCGCGCAGCTTGACGTCGTAGGCCGACAGCGCCCGCCGGTAGGCGCCCGTGCTCTCCCACTCGGTCTGCNTCGACCGGCCGAGGTGGCCGCGCCGGCAGCCCGGCCGGGCTCGCAGGGCGTCGAGCGCCTCGCGGCCGCGCTCGCGGAACGAGGAGGCCTGCGCCTCGGGCACGACGTAGCGAGTGACGACGACGAGGGGCATGCCTGCGAGGATGTCATGGTGCCCAGTCCCACGCCGTCTCCCCGCCCCACCGAGTCCACGGGCCTGCGCGCCGCGATCGAGGCGGCCAGCCACCCGCTGCTCGTGCGGCTCGCCGCGCTCCCGCGGGCCGTGCCGTTCGTCGCGCTGCTGGCACTGCTGGTGGTCGGGGTCTTCGTCGGCGGCGTGGTCGGGGTCGTGTGCACCGCGCTGGTGGCGCTGTTCGTGGCGTGGCTGATGTACCTCAGCTGGCCGCGGCTCACCGGCGTCGAGCGTCTGGGCCGGGCCGCCGTCCTGCTCATCGCGGTCGCGCTGGTGCTCGTGGAGGCCTTCCCCCCTCGCTGACGGTTTTGACAATCATTCTCAACTAGGCGCATGATCGGGGCCATGCGTCCCCTCCGTCGTCTCCTGAGCGCCTTCGCGCTCGCGACGGCGGTCGTGGCCGGGGCCGCCGCGTGCGGGGGGCCGGTGCACCCGGCGTCCGACGGGCGACTGCACGTGCGCGCCGCGTTCTACCCCCTGCAGTTCGTGGCGGCCCGCATCGGCGGTGACGCCGTCACCGTCACGAACCTCACCCGCCCCGGCGGTGAGCCCCACGACCTCGAGCTCACCCCCCGCGACGTCGCGGGCCTGGAGGACGCCGACCTCGTGGTCTACCTCAAGGGGTTCCAGCCCGCCGTCGACGACGCCCTGGCCGTGGCCAAGCCACGGCGGGTGTTCGACGCCTCGACGGCGGCGTCACTGAACCTCACCTACAGCCCGGTCGCCGAGCCGGGGAGCCGCCACGAGTCCAGCCGGCCCGACCCGCACTTCTGGCTCGACCCGCTGCGGCTGCGCGACGTCGCCAGCGCACTCGAGCCGGTCATGGCCCGCGCCGACCCCGCGCACGCGGCGTTGTTCTCGCAGAACCTGCAGCGCCTCACCGCAGACCTCGAGGCGCTCGACGGCGAGCTCGCCACGGGGCTCGCGCACTGCCTGAGCACCGACCTGGTCACGAGCCACAACGCCTTCGGCTACCTCGCTGAGCGCTACGGCCTGCACCAGGTGGGCATCAGCGGACTCGACCCCGCGGCCGAGCCCGACCCGCGCCGCATCGCCGACGTCGCCCGGTACGTCCGGGAGCACCACGTCCGCACGATCTACTTCGAGACCCTCGTGAGCCCGGCGGTCGCCCGCACGGTCGCGTCCGAGACCGGCGCGCGCACCGCCGTCCTGGACCCGCTCGAGGGGCTCACCGACGCCTCGGCCGGCACCGACTACCTGTCGGTGATGCGCGCCAACCTCGCCCAGCTGAAGGAGGGCCAGCCGTGCCCGTGACCCCACCTGCCGCCGTCGTCCGCATGCGCGACGTCACCATCGGGTACGGCGACGAGCCCGTCGTCCGGCACGCCGACCTCACCGTGACCGACGGCGAGGTCGTGGCCGTGCTGGGAGCCAACGGCTCGGGCAAGACCACCCTCGTGCGCGGCATGCTCGGCCTCGCCGACGTGCTCTCGGGGGACGTCGAGCTGTGCGGGCGCCGTCTGCGCAGTCGACGCGACCGCGCCCGCGTCGGGTACGTCCCGCAGCGGCACACCGTCGGTGGTGCCGTGCCGTCGACCGTGCGCGAGGTGGTGTCGTCGGGGCGGCTGGCGCGGCTCGGGCCCCTCGGCCGGCTCCGCGCCGCCGACCGCGCGTGCGTGCAGACGGCGATCGACACCGTGCAGCTGGGGCCGTTCGCCGACGTCGACGTGGCCCAGCTGTCCGGTGGCCAGCAGCGGCGCGTGCTCATCGCCCGGGCCCTGGCGGCCGAGCCGGAGGTGCTCGTCATGGACGAGCCCACCGCCGGCGTCGACCGAGCCAGCCAGCAGGCCCTGGCCGACACCATCCGCCGGCTCGCCGAGCGGGGCGTGCCGATGATCGTGGTCACCCACGAGGCCGGCCCACTGGCCGACGTCTTCACCCGCGCGGTGGTCGTGGCCGATGGGCGGATCGTGGCCGACGGGCCGATCGCCGGGCTGCCGGCCGGGCTGGACGTCGACGGCCACCACCACGACGACGAGCCCGACGAGCCCGGCCGGGCCGTCACCTCGTGGCTCGAGCAGCCGATGGGCGGTGCGTGATGGCGGTGCTCGAGCTGCTGCAGTACGACTTCATGCGACGCGCGCTCCTGGCCGCGCTGCTGGTGGGCCTGGCGGCGCCCGTCGTCGGCGTGTTCCTGGTGCAGCGGCGCCTCGCGCTCATCGGTGACGGCATGGGGCACGTCGCGCTCGCCGGTGTCGCCGTCGGGGTGCTCACCGGCTACTCCCCCGTCTGGACGGCGCTCATCGCCGCGGTGCTCGCCGCCGTCGCCATCGAGCTGATCCGGGCTCGAGGCCGCACGAGCGGTGACATCGCGCTGGCCGTGCTCTTCTACGGCGGCATCGCCGGGGGCGTCGTGCTCATCTCGCAGTCGTCGGCGGCCACCCCGGCCAACCTCACGGCCTACCTGTTCGGTGCCATCACGACCACCAGCTCGGCCGACGTCGTCACCTTCGCGGTGCTCGCGGGCGCGGTGCTGCTCGTGACCCTCACGCTCGCACCGCGGCTGTTCGCCGTCGCGAACGACCCCGAGTACGCACGGGCCGTCGGCCTCCCGGTGCTGGGACTCAACCTGGTGCTGGCAGTGCTCACCGCGGTGACCGTCGTGGTGTCGATGCGCGTGGTCGGCCTGCTGCTGATCAGCGCGCTCATGATCCTGCCCAACGCGATCGCGCAGCAGTTCGCGCACAGCTTCCGCACCAGCCTGTCGCTGGCGGTGGTGGTAGGCGTGGTGGTGAGCCTCGCCGGCGTCAGCACGAGCTTCTACGCCGGGACGCCTTCGGGCGGCACCATCGTCGTGATCGCGGTGGCCGTCTTCGTGCTGGCGGCAGTGGTCTCGGGGCTGCGTGACCGGTTGACCCGGCGCAGGCACCGCACCGCCGCCAACGCCACGAGCCCGCAGGTCGGGGCATGAGCCCGGTGCAGCGGCCCCGCGCGACCAAGCAGCGCGAGGCGGTGGCGGCCTTCCTGGCCGAGGCCGAGACGTTCGTGAGCGCGCAGCAGATCTACGCCGGCCTGCGCGCGTCGGGAAGCAGCATCGGCCTGGCCACGGTCTACCGCACGCTGCAGGGACTGGCGGCCGATGGCGCCGTGGACGTCCTGCGCGGCGCCGACGGCGAGGTGGTCTACCGGCGCTGCACGTCGGGCCAGCACCACCACCACCTGGTGTGCCGCGAGTGCGGGCGCACGGTGGAGGTCGAGGGCCCGGCGGTCGAGCGGTGGGCCGAGTCGGTCGCCGCCCAGCACGGGTTCGCCGACGTCAGCCACACCCTCGAGGTCTTCGGCACCTGCAGCGATCACTGAGTGGCGTCGACGGCGCCGCCGTAGCGCCGCTCGCGCTGGGCGTAGGTCTCGATGGCGCGCCACAGGTGTCGTCGGTCGACGTCCGGCCACAGGACGTCGTCGAACACCATCTCGGCGTAGGCCGACTGCCACAGCAGGAAGTTCGAGGTGCGCTGCTCGCCCGACGAGCGCCAGAACAGGTCGACGTCGGGCATGTCGGGCTCGTCGAGGTAGCGCGCGAGGAGCCGCTCGTCGACGCGGTCAGGAGCGACGCGGCCGGCGGCCACGTCGTGGGCCAGAGCCCTTGCGGCGTCGGCGATCTCAGCGCGCCCGCCGTAGTTGACGCACATCGTCAACGTCAGCACGCGGTTGTCGCGCGTCAGCTGCTCGGCGGCCTCCAGCTCGCGGATCACGCTGCGCCACAAGCGAGGTCGCCGGCCGGCCCAGCGCACCCGCACCCCCCAGGCGTGCATCTCGTCGCGGCGGCGACGGATCACGTCGCGGTTGAAGCCCATGAGGTACCGCACCTCCTCGGGCGATCGGCGCCAGTTCTCCGTCGAGAACGCGTACGCCGACAGGTGCGTCACCCCGATCTCGATCGCACCCGCGACGACGTCGAGCAGCGACGCCTCCCCCCGCGCGTGGCCCTCGGTGCGCGGCAGGCCCCGCGCGTTCGCCCACCGGCCGTTGCCGTCCATCACCACCGCGACGTGGCGCGGCACGAGATCCGGCGGCACCTGCGGCGCTCGCGCGCCCGACGGGTGCGGCGGCGGTGCCACGGGCGCGACGGCGGCCGCCGGCTCTGCCCGGCCCGAGCGGCGGGCCCTCACGAGCGCTCCACCAGCCGCATGGCCCGCACGCCACGCTCCAGGTGCCACTGCAGGTACGCCGTCACCAGTCCGCTGCCCTCTCGCCGGTGCCGCAGCTCGCTCGCGTCGGCGGCGTCCCAGTCTCCCGCGAGGAGCGCGGCGAGCAGGTCGAGGGTCGCCGGCGCCGGCGCGACCGCCCCGCCGGGGCGGCAGGCCGGGCACACCACACCGCCCGCGGCGACCGCGAACGCCCGGTGCGGGCCCGGTGCCCCGCATCGCGAGCAGTCGACGAAGCTCGGGGCCCACCCCGCGACCGACAGGGCACGCAGCAGGTAGGCGTCGAGCACGAGCGAGGGGTCGTGCTCCCCCGCCGCCAAGGTGCGCAGTCCGCCGACCAGCAGGAGGAACTGCTGCACCGCCGGCTCACGCTCCTCGGTGAGCCGGTCGGCGGTCTCGAGCATCGCCGTCCCGGCGGTGTAGCGGGGGTAGTCGGCCACCAACCGCTCGCCGTACGGGGCCAGCGTCTCGGCCTGCGTGACGGTGTCGAGGTTGCGGCCCTCGTAGAGCTGGACGTCGGTCATCATGAACGGCTCCAGCCGCGCACCGAAGCGGCTGCGCGTGCGCCGCACGCCCTTGGCCACCGCCCGCACCTTTCCGTGCTCGCGCGTGAGCAGGGTGACGATGCGGTCGGCCTCACCCAGCTTGTGGGTGCGCAGGACGACGGCCTCGTCGCGGTACAGGCTCACCCGTCGATTGTCCTACGCCGGACGCTCCGCCGCCGTGAGGAGGTCGTGACGGCGTGGTCGGGGTTCGTCAGTAGACCGTGACGCGGTTGCGGCCCGACTCCTTGGCCTCGTAGAGCGCGGCGTCGGCGTCCTTCAGCACCTTGTCGGCCGAGGCGTCGGAGGCGGCCACGCCCACCGAGACGCTCACCCCCAGCCCGGGCTGGGTGTCCTCCCAGGGCTCGCGGGCCACCGCCGAGCGCACGCGCTCGGCCACGGCGGCCGCCTCCTGCGCTGACGTCGCTGGCAGCAGGACGACGAACTCGTCGCCACCGAAGCGCACGACCACGTCGTGGGCCCGGCACTGCGCGCGCAGGATGTCGGCGATGCGCCGCAGCACCTCGTCACCCACGGCGTGCGAGTACCGGTCGTTGACCTGCTTGAACAGGTCGACGTCGACGAACAGCGCAGCGCCGCCGAGCGACTCGGCGATCCCGGCGTCGAGCATGCGGCGGTTGCCCAGGCCCGTGAGCGGGTCGATGAGCGCGTCCTGGCCGAGCTGCGACGCCTCTGCGGCCAGCGCCCGCAAGCTGATCCGGTCGCGCAGCGCGAAGAACCGGCTCTCGCGCTCGACCCACAACCGGTGGGACGCCACCCGGCGCGCCCGCTCGTAGTACTCGCGCGCCGGGTGGTCGCCGTGCTCGGCGACCTCGGTGAGGGCGAGGGCAGAAAGCGCCGCGAGCTCCCACACGATGCGGTCGGTGAGCTGGGCGCCGTCGAGCACCTCGGCGAGCTCGACGCGTGCTTCGTCGAAGCGCTCGTGCTCGCGCAGGCCGACCGCGAGGGCGAGCCGACCGATCTGCACCTCGGGCAGCTCAGGGCGCAGCTCGAACAGGTCCATCGCGTGCCGCAACCGGCTGACCGCCAGCTCGGTCTGCCCGAGCCGCAGCTGGGCCCAGGCCTCCACCAGCTGGGCGCGCGCGTTCATCGGGACGTCGTCGTCGGTGAGCCGCATCATGTGCAGCGCGAGCTCGGCGCTGCGCACGTGGTGGGCGCGGCCCTCGCGATCGCGGCCGTCGAGCTCGAGGGCAGCACCCCAGGTGGCGTGGAGCACCGAGTACTCCTGCAGCACCAGCACGCGGGCGATGCGCGTCGCCGCGTCGTCCCCGCGCACGGCGGGCGAGGTCTCGCAGAGCCGAAACAGCGCCTCGGCGGGCGTGAACAGCTGCGCGTGCCCGAGCACCACCGCGACCGCCATGGTCGCGCTGAGGTCGTTGTACCGCTGCGGCGGCGTGCGCTCCACCAACGCGTACGCCTCGGCGAGGGCGTCGACGGCCTGCGAGGCGTGACCGAGGCGCAGGCTCGCGTCACCGAGCAGCGAGAGCGCCTTCGCGCGCCAGGCCAGGTCGTCGGCGTCGATCACCGCGAGCAGCTCGTGGGCGTGGGCGATGGACTCCTCCCAGCGCCGCTGCTCGATCAGCGCGACACCACACGTGTAGTGCAGGTACCGCAGCGTCTTCAGGTCGCCGGCACCGGCCGCCACCGGCATGGCCTCGCGCGCCGCCACCACGGCGCGGCCCGAGAAACCGTCGAGATAGAGCTCGTGCGCCCAGTCCGACAGCAGGTCGAGTGGCCCGAAGGCACCGGCGACCGCGATCACGCCACTCGCTCGCTCCACGCCGTCCCCGTTCACCCCGAGCACCTCTGGCGCTGCCGATTCTGCACGAGTGGGTGACGCTGTGCGGTGCATCCGGGCAACTAGGGCCGCGTGGGTGATGGCTCAGCGTCGCGGTCTGCCCGGTTGATGGCGGAGACGACCGCTTTGAGCGACGCCGTGACGATGTTGGGGTCGATGCCCACTCCCCAGAGCACGCGTCCGTCGACGGCGCACTCGACGTACGCGGCCGCCGTCGCGTCGCCGCCCGCGCTCATCGCGTGCTCGTGGTAGTCGAGCACCCGCACGTCGACCCCGCGCTCCGCGAGCGCCTCGGTGAACGCCGCGATCGGCCCGTTGCCCTGTCCCTCGACGTGCACGACGTCGGCGGGGTCGGTGGCGTCGGCGAGCTCGACGCTCAGCTGGTCCAGGCCCTGCGCCGACGTCGACAGCCGGCTGCCCTGCAGCGCGAACCGGCCCCACGGGCGGCTGGGGTTCGGCAGGTACTCGTCGGTGAAGGCCGACCACAGCTCGGCCGCCGAGACCTCGCCGCCCTCGTCGTCGGTGTGCCGCTGGACGACGGCGCTGAACTCGATCTGCAGCCGGCGCGGCAGGTCGAGGTGGTGCTCGGA harbors:
- a CDS encoding DUF6703 family protein, whose protein sequence is MPSPTPSPRPTESTGLRAAIEAASHPLLVRLAALPRAVPFVALLALLVVGVFVGGVVGVVCTALVALFVAWLMYLSWPRLTGVERLGRAAVLLIAVALVLVEAFPPR
- a CDS encoding metal ABC transporter substrate-binding protein, with translation MRPLRRLLSAFALATAVVAGAAACGGPVHPASDGRLHVRAAFYPLQFVAARIGGDAVTVTNLTRPGGEPHDLELTPRDVAGLEDADLVVYLKGFQPAVDDALAVAKPRRVFDASTAASLNLTYSPVAEPGSRHESSRPDPHFWLDPLRLRDVASALEPVMARADPAHAALFSQNLQRLTADLEALDGELATGLAHCLSTDLVTSHNAFGYLAERYGLHQVGISGLDPAAEPDPRRIADVARYVREHHVRTIYFETLVSPAVARTVASETGARTAVLDPLEGLTDASAGTDYLSVMRANLAQLKEGQPCP
- a CDS encoding metal ABC transporter ATP-binding protein, encoding MRDVTIGYGDEPVVRHADLTVTDGEVVAVLGANGSGKTTLVRGMLGLADVLSGDVELCGRRLRSRRDRARVGYVPQRHTVGGAVPSTVREVVSSGRLARLGPLGRLRAADRACVQTAIDTVQLGPFADVDVAQLSGGQQRRVLIARALAAEPEVLVMDEPTAGVDRASQQALADTIRRLAERGVPMIVVTHEAGPLADVFTRAVVVADGRIVADGPIAGLPAGLDVDGHHHDDEPDEPGRAVTSWLEQPMGGA
- a CDS encoding metal ABC transporter permease, whose translation is MAVLELLQYDFMRRALLAALLVGLAAPVVGVFLVQRRLALIGDGMGHVALAGVAVGVLTGYSPVWTALIAAVLAAVAIELIRARGRTSGDIALAVLFYGGIAGGVVLISQSSAATPANLTAYLFGAITTTSSADVVTFAVLAGAVLLVTLTLAPRLFAVANDPEYARAVGLPVLGLNLVLAVLTAVTVVVSMRVVGLLLISALMILPNAIAQQFAHSFRTSLSLAVVVGVVVSLAGVSTSFYAGTPSGGTIVVIAVAVFVLAAVVSGLRDRLTRRRHRTAANATSPQVGA
- a CDS encoding Fur family transcriptional regulator codes for the protein MSPVQRPRATKQREAVAAFLAEAETFVSAQQIYAGLRASGSSIGLATVYRTLQGLAADGAVDVLRGADGEVVYRRCTSGQHHHHLVCRECGRTVEVEGPAVERWAESVAAQHGFADVSHTLEVFGTCSDH
- a CDS encoding isoprenyl transferase encodes the protein MRARRSGRAEPAAAVAPVAPPPHPSGARAPQVPPDLVPRHVAVVMDGNGRWANARGLPRTEGHARGEASLLDVVAGAIEIGVTHLSAYAFSTENWRRSPEEVRYLMGFNRDVIRRRRDEMHAWGVRVRWAGRRPRLWRSVIRELEAAEQLTRDNRVLTLTMCVNYGGRAEIADAARALAHDVAAGRVAPDRVDERLLARYLDEPDMPDVDLFWRSSGEQRTSNFLLWQSAYAEMVFDDVLWPDVDRRHLWRAIETYAQRERRYGGAVDATQ
- the recO gene encoding DNA repair protein RecO, whose translation is MSLYRDEAVVLRTHKLGEADRIVTLLTREHGKVRAVAKGVRRTRSRFGARLEPFMMTDVQLYEGRNLDTVTQAETLAPYGERLVADYPRYTAGTAMLETADRLTEEREPAVQQFLLLVGGLRTLAAGEHDPSLVLDAYLLRALSVAGWAPSFVDCSRCGAPGPHRAFAVAAGGVVCPACRPGGAVAPAPATLDLLAALLAGDWDAADASELRHRREGSGLVTAYLQWHLERGVRAMRLVERS
- a CDS encoding tetratricopeptide repeat-containing diguanylate cyclase; this translates as MERASGVIAVAGAFGPLDLLSDWAHELYLDGFSGRAVVAAREAMPVAAGAGDLKTLRYLHYTCGVALIEQRRWEESIAHAHELLAVIDADDLAWRAKALSLLGDASLRLGHASQAVDALAEAYALVERTPPQRYNDLSATMAVAVVLGHAQLFTPAEALFRLCETSPAVRGDDAATRIARVLVLQEYSVLHATWGAALELDGRDREGRAHHVRSAELALHMMRLTDDDVPMNARAQLVEAWAQLRLGQTELAVSRLRHAMDLFELRPELPEVQIGRLALAVGLREHERFDEARVELAEVLDGAQLTDRIVWELAALSALALTEVAEHGDHPAREYYERARRVASHRLWVERESRFFALRDRISLRALAAEASQLGQDALIDPLTGLGNRRMLDAGIAESLGGAALFVDVDLFKQVNDRYSHAVGDEVLRRIADILRAQCRAHDVVVRFGGDEFVVLLPATSAQEAAAVAERVRSAVAREPWEDTQPGLGVSVSVGVAASDASADKVLKDADAALYEAKESGRNRVTVY